From one Halomarina ordinaria genomic stretch:
- a CDS encoding uracil-xanthine permease family protein, with product MPDNMGDGIDLAYGLEEKPPLPKSLLLAVQHVSVMIVPSTAVAFIVAGATGLGTADTTFLVQMVILFAGVATVVQAYTVGPVGAKLPIVMGTSFAFVGAMSSIGASSGLDVVFGSIVVAATVVPFLLGWQFKRLGAFFPPLVTGLIVIIIGLYLIPVGIEYAAGGVGAENFGSVQNLGLAGLVLLITVLFNLLLRGVWRMLSIIIGIGVGYIAAIAMGVVDFSAVYDAAWIAVPTPGRFGFSLELIPLVTFAFLFLVSGMETIGDMSGITAAEGRNPTENEFRGGIFADGFISALGAVFGSFPQTSFSQNVGIINFTGVMSRHIVGIGGGILIVLGLVPKIGAVVTTIPSAVFGGAVLIMVGMVAASGMRLLFLNIEMNRRNMVIIATGLSLGLGVTTVPDALSGLPSGAQTFFGEPVIVTGLVALTLNTFVPGESSPLFDRTDAAAPLSEPVDD from the coding sequence ATGCCTGATAACATGGGTGACGGTATCGACCTCGCGTACGGCTTGGAGGAGAAACCGCCGCTACCGAAGTCGCTCCTGCTCGCGGTGCAACACGTATCGGTTATGATTGTGCCCTCGACCGCTGTCGCGTTCATCGTCGCGGGGGCCACGGGGTTGGGGACCGCGGACACGACGTTCCTCGTGCAGATGGTGATCCTCTTCGCGGGCGTGGCGACCGTCGTCCAGGCCTACACCGTCGGGCCGGTCGGCGCGAAGCTCCCGATCGTGATGGGGACGAGTTTCGCGTTCGTCGGCGCGATGTCGTCGATCGGCGCGAGTTCGGGCCTCGACGTGGTGTTCGGGTCCATCGTCGTCGCAGCGACCGTCGTCCCGTTCCTGCTGGGCTGGCAGTTCAAACGGCTCGGGGCGTTCTTTCCGCCGCTCGTCACGGGGCTCATCGTCATCATCATCGGGCTGTACCTCATCCCGGTCGGCATCGAGTACGCCGCGGGCGGCGTCGGCGCCGAGAACTTCGGCTCCGTACAGAACCTCGGGCTCGCGGGACTGGTCCTGCTGATAACCGTCCTCTTCAACCTGCTCCTGCGTGGGGTCTGGCGGATGTTGAGTATCATCATCGGTATCGGCGTCGGCTACATCGCCGCGATCGCGATGGGCGTCGTCGACTTCAGCGCCGTCTACGACGCGGCGTGGATCGCGGTTCCCACCCCCGGTCGGTTCGGGTTCAGCCTCGAGTTGATTCCGCTCGTGACGTTCGCGTTCCTGTTCCTGGTCTCGGGGATGGAGACGATCGGTGACATGTCGGGGATCACCGCCGCCGAGGGCCGCAACCCGACCGAGAACGAGTTCCGCGGCGGGATCTTCGCCGACGGATTCATCAGCGCCCTCGGGGCGGTCTTCGGGTCGTTCCCGCAGACGTCGTTCTCGCAGAACGTCGGTATCATCAACTTCACGGGCGTGATGAGCCGTCACATCGTCGGCATCGGGGGCGGAATCCTGATCGTCCTCGGGTTAGTTCCGAAAATCGGCGCGGTCGTGACGACGATCCCCTCCGCCGTCTTCGGCGGCGCCGTGCTCATCATGGTCGGGATGGTGGCCGCCAGCGGGATGCGGCTGCTGTTCCTGAACATCGAGATGAACCGGCGGAACATGGTCATCATCGCCACGGGGCTCAGCCTCGGCCTCGGGGTCACGACGGTGCCCGACGCGCTCTCCGGGTTGCCGAGCGGCGCGCAGACGTTCTTCGGCGAACCGGTCATCGTCACCGGCCTCGTGGCGCTCACGTTGAACACGTTCGTCCCCGGCGAGTCGAGTCCCCTGTTCGACCGGACCGACGCCGCAGCACCGCTCTCGGAACCGGTCGACGACTGA
- a CDS encoding XdhC family protein, whose amino-acid sequence MRRDLECDADSVVVTVADVEGTAYRRPGAKMLVRGDGTSVGAVTAGCLEDSVTALSMEVLDAGGPRLVTFDLMEEDEDAWGLGLGCNGVIDVLLEPLDASWRGPLDELDAGGSATVLTVVDSTAPNVPVGARVYTDGSSRPREVAERDSIPGSVVESVASVVSARHGRGGATTVEVGTERGTVTVLVDGLVPVSTLLLSGSQPDVHPVARVASAAGFEVAVHSPRGARGPEDFPHADRVETGHPSTVGASVEVPEHTYAVVMTHNLVDDRIAVEALLTETAVPYVGVMGPRDRFERLRDRSDVVAGADPDRIATPVGLDLGGGEPMEIALSIVSEVLAVSNGREGGRLRDDEGPIHTRVGSERS is encoded by the coding sequence ATGCGACGCGACCTGGAGTGCGACGCCGACAGTGTCGTCGTGACGGTCGCGGACGTCGAAGGGACCGCGTACCGCCGTCCCGGTGCGAAGATGCTCGTCCGCGGCGATGGAACGTCGGTCGGCGCGGTCACCGCGGGGTGTCTCGAGGACTCGGTCACGGCGTTGTCGATGGAGGTCCTCGACGCCGGGGGGCCACGACTGGTAACGTTCGACCTGATGGAGGAGGACGAGGACGCCTGGGGACTCGGCCTCGGCTGTAACGGCGTCATCGACGTGTTGCTCGAACCGCTCGACGCCAGTTGGAGAGGGCCGCTCGACGAACTCGACGCCGGTGGGTCGGCGACCGTGCTGACCGTCGTCGACTCGACGGCACCCAACGTCCCCGTCGGTGCACGGGTCTACACGGACGGCAGCAGCCGACCTCGAGAGGTGGCGGAGCGCGATTCCATCCCGGGGAGTGTCGTCGAGTCAGTAGCGTCGGTCGTCTCGGCGAGACACGGCCGGGGCGGGGCGACGACGGTCGAGGTCGGGACGGAACGCGGGACGGTCACGGTCCTCGTCGACGGACTGGTACCCGTCTCGACACTGTTGCTGTCCGGCAGTCAGCCGGACGTCCACCCGGTCGCCCGTGTCGCGTCGGCCGCCGGTTTCGAGGTGGCGGTTCACTCCCCCCGGGGAGCGCGAGGCCCCGAGGACTTCCCGCACGCGGACCGCGTCGAGACGGGTCACCCCTCGACCGTCGGTGCGAGTGTCGAGGTCCCGGAGCATACGTACGCGGTCGTCATGACGCACAACCTCGTCGACGACCGAATCGCCGTCGAGGCACTCCTGACCGAGACGGCCGTCCCGTACGTGGGGGTGATGGGGCCGCGGGACCGGTTCGAACGGCTCCGGGACCGCAGCGACGTCGTCGCAGGTGCCGACCCAGACCGCATCGCGACGCCGGTCGGCCTCGACCTCGGCGGCGGTGAACCAATGGAGATCGCGCTCAGTATCGTGAGCGAGGTGCTGGCGGTCAGCAACGGCCGCGAGGGCGGCCGACTGAGAGACGACGAGGGGCCGATCCACACGCGAGTCGGGAGCGAACGGTCGTGA
- a CDS encoding xanthine dehydrogenase family protein molybdopterin-binding subunit, which translates to MSKSDDPTPAGETADTSEAEEANPVEWDEAPNNRKAPGERRTVSHREEKDDARKIVTGEAKYTADYAREFPDLAEAVIVRSDIAHGVVEDIDTSRAEAMEGVYAVLTPDSPEVPDKPYTSAGQSYPEPSPWDLRVLRRKARFVGDPIAAIAAEDKDTASKAARQLDVTYEEYDAVFDTTEAMAPDAPQIHDEADVENVQPGADYERNIEAQATGEIGDVDAAFAEAAERADLTVTETEWETPYQSHCVPEPHTTIAHRDEDNRYHLISSTQVPYHTRRQLAHLFEVPIRDVRVSKPRIGAGFGSKQGMIIEPIAVALSEAADRPVMVETTRREQFHAVRNRRPARITLRSVVTDDGDLRALDMEAVTNSGAYGPHGMTVAISIGKKPLPLYTHTPNIRFGMTAVHTNLPIAGAIRGYGAPQGHLAVEGHMDEVARDLGIDPLELRARNVVSEGDFEVASGVLKDGEYGRRIRSCGLDECIAEGRAAIGWDDLEQPDEAHLHRACGVALTVQGSGVPGDELGAAHIKMNEDGSFILQTGAVDIGPGADTVMAQIAAEVLGVPPADVLVQPSDTDISPFDHGAYASSTTYITGQAVKKAAEDARGMLFEFASRLLDEPESAFTIGAESVVSEASGASVSLEEIGYESVYGDEVRAHVMGEASHCTEESPPPFGAQFVDVTVNEETGEFEVNDMVYAVDCGTALNPDLVEGQIEGAMHMSYELATGDGITFDADGRPEVMGFRDYDMPTTADQPPMDSIIVETHEPTGPFGAKSVAEIPVNGVPPALSNAIRRAVDVRIGDMPITPEKVKTALDETR; encoded by the coding sequence ATGAGCAAGAGCGACGACCCGACTCCAGCGGGGGAGACCGCCGACACGTCGGAGGCCGAAGAGGCGAACCCGGTCGAGTGGGACGAGGCCCCGAACAACCGGAAGGCACCGGGCGAGCGGCGGACGGTTTCGCACCGTGAGGAGAAAGACGACGCCAGGAAAATCGTCACCGGAGAGGCGAAGTACACGGCCGACTACGCCCGGGAGTTCCCGGACCTCGCCGAGGCGGTGATCGTCCGCTCGGATATCGCACACGGCGTCGTCGAGGACATCGACACGAGCAGGGCCGAGGCGATGGAGGGCGTCTACGCCGTGCTCACGCCGGATTCCCCCGAAGTACCGGACAAGCCCTACACCTCCGCCGGCCAGTCGTATCCCGAGCCCTCACCGTGGGACCTCCGGGTCCTCCGCCGGAAGGCGCGCTTCGTCGGCGACCCCATCGCTGCCATCGCCGCCGAGGACAAGGACACCGCGAGCAAGGCTGCGCGCCAGCTCGACGTCACCTACGAGGAGTACGACGCCGTCTTCGATACGACCGAGGCGATGGCACCCGACGCCCCGCAGATTCACGACGAAGCCGACGTGGAGAACGTCCAACCCGGCGCGGACTACGAGCGAAACATCGAGGCACAGGCGACCGGGGAGATCGGGGACGTGGACGCGGCCTTCGCGGAGGCGGCGGAGCGCGCGGACCTGACGGTGACCGAAACCGAGTGGGAGACCCCCTACCAGTCCCACTGCGTTCCCGAACCCCACACGACCATCGCCCACCGCGACGAGGACAACCGCTATCACCTCATCTCCAGCACGCAGGTCCCCTACCACACGCGTCGACAGCTCGCCCACCTCTTCGAGGTGCCGATACGTGACGTCCGGGTGTCGAAACCGCGAATCGGCGCCGGGTTCGGGTCCAAACAGGGGATGATCATCGAACCGATCGCGGTGGCCCTCTCCGAGGCCGCCGACCGACCGGTGATGGTCGAGACGACGCGCCGCGAGCAGTTCCACGCCGTCCGCAATCGCCGGCCCGCACGCATCACACTCCGGAGCGTCGTGACCGACGACGGTGACCTCAGAGCGCTGGACATGGAGGCCGTCACGAACTCGGGCGCGTACGGTCCCCACGGGATGACCGTCGCTATCTCCATCGGCAAGAAACCGCTACCGCTCTACACGCACACGCCGAACATCCGCTTCGGAATGACGGCCGTTCACACCAACCTGCCGATCGCGGGTGCCATCCGTGGTTACGGCGCCCCGCAGGGCCACCTCGCCGTCGAGGGCCACATGGACGAGGTCGCCCGCGACCTCGGAATCGACCCGCTCGAACTCCGCGCGCGGAACGTCGTCTCGGAGGGCGACTTCGAGGTCGCCTCCGGGGTCCTGAAGGACGGGGAGTACGGCCGGCGCATCCGGTCGTGCGGTCTCGACGAGTGCATCGCCGAGGGTCGGGCGGCGATCGGCTGGGACGACCTCGAACAGCCCGACGAGGCGCACCTCCACCGGGCCTGTGGCGTGGCGCTCACCGTTCAGGGGAGTGGCGTCCCCGGCGACGAACTCGGCGCGGCTCACATCAAGATGAACGAGGACGGGTCCTTCATCCTCCAGACCGGCGCCGTCGACATCGGGCCCGGCGCCGACACGGTGATGGCCCAGATCGCGGCCGAAGTGCTCGGCGTGCCCCCGGCGGACGTGCTGGTCCAGCCCTCGGATACCGACATCTCCCCGTTCGACCACGGTGCGTACGCGTCCTCGACGACGTACATCACGGGGCAGGCGGTCAAGAAGGCCGCCGAGGACGCCCGCGGGATGCTGTTCGAGTTCGCCTCGCGGCTGCTCGACGAGCCCGAATCGGCGTTCACCATCGGCGCGGAGTCAGTCGTCTCCGAGGCCTCGGGCGCGTCGGTCTCGCTCGAAGAGATCGGCTACGAGTCCGTCTACGGTGACGAGGTTCGGGCCCACGTGATGGGCGAGGCGAGCCACTGCACGGAGGAGTCGCCGCCACCCTTCGGCGCACAGTTCGTCGACGTGACCGTGAACGAGGAGACCGGCGAGTTCGAGGTCAACGACATGGTGTACGCCGTCGACTGTGGCACCGCGCTCAACCCCGACCTCGTGGAGGGGCAGATCGAGGGCGCGATGCACATGAGTTACGAGCTGGCGACCGGTGACGGTATCACGTTCGACGCGGACGGCCGGCCGGAGGTGATGGGCTTTCGCGACTACGACATGCCCACAACGGCCGACCAGCCGCCGATGGACTCCATCATCGTCGAGACACACGAACCGACCGGGCCCTTCGGCGCGAAGTCGGTCGCCGAAATCCCCGTCAACGGGGTTCCGCCGGCGCTGAGCAACGCCATCCGCCGCGCCGTCGACGTCCGCATCGGCGACATGCCGATCACCCCGGAGAAGGTCAAGACCGCGCTCGACGAGACCCGGTAG
- a CDS encoding (2Fe-2S)-binding protein, with the protein MEIDLTLNETDVTLEAARSDTLLDVLRDNGYTGAKRGCDTGDCGFCTVLVDGEPFKSCIRPIRQVDGGDVETIENLGTQDDLGPVQAAFVDNAALQCGFCIPGMIMRSKALLEATPDPDEAEIRDALSGNLCRCTGYEKIIDAVQDASTRLAGDGDVAADGGYPLTGDASPRRDCHEGGVDE; encoded by the coding sequence ATGGAAATCGACCTCACGCTGAACGAGACCGACGTAACGCTCGAAGCTGCCCGCTCAGACACGCTGCTCGACGTCCTCCGGGACAACGGGTACACCGGTGCGAAACGCGGCTGTGACACCGGCGACTGCGGGTTCTGCACCGTACTCGTCGACGGCGAACCGTTCAAGTCCTGTATCCGACCGATCCGGCAGGTCGACGGGGGCGACGTCGAGACCATCGAGAACCTGGGGACGCAAGACGACCTCGGCCCGGTGCAGGCGGCGTTCGTCGACAACGCCGCGCTCCAGTGTGGCTTCTGTATCCCGGGCATGATCATGCGCTCGAAGGCGCTGCTGGAAGCGACCCCGGACCCGGACGAGGCCGAGATTCGCGACGCACTCTCGGGGAACCTCTGTCGGTGCACGGGCTACGAGAAGATCATCGACGCCGTGCAGGACGCCTCGACCCGGTTGGCCGGCGACGGGGACGTGGCGGCCGACGGCGGGTACCCGCTCACCGGCGACGCGTCACCGCGTCGTGACTGCCACGAGGGAGGGGTCGACGAATGA
- a CDS encoding amidohydrolase family protein, which translates to MTDLLLIHGRVVTQNPQRAVVEDGAVAVTGDRIEAVGPTADLEADYDADRVIDADGGAVIPGLINAHTHVSDILLRGAFAADRGLYDWLYNVKRPGTLAMTAEEHGIAAELYCVEAIQSGVTTFVENDTEVVWDGWDTIEAKLDAYERAGIRSVYGAGFADDPSDEAFRTLLADIEARDPGVEHPTPDHFTVDTETALAEVEALIETYHGSADGRQSVWPAPIVLATSTTRGLQGAYRLAEEYDVMTTTHVAEAEVEDQGVALSSIGYLRNIGYLGDRALLGHCVQVDAADVRLLAKTDTRVAHNYMANMRLATGYAPVVAMLDGGVTVALGTDNANLNDTVNPLSDARAAAAGHKGYHRDPGVVPAQRAFDMITIDGAHAIRRGDDLGSIEPGKQADLAVVDLDYPHLTPCPDPVFGLVYGAQGFEVETVLCAGDLVMHDREVLTLDDSRDGLLTDASSAAEAVVERAGIE; encoded by the coding sequence ATGACGGACCTGCTGCTCATCCACGGCCGCGTCGTCACGCAGAACCCCCAACGGGCAGTCGTCGAGGACGGTGCGGTCGCCGTCACCGGTGACCGTATCGAGGCGGTCGGACCGACGGCGGACCTCGAGGCCGACTACGACGCCGACCGGGTCATCGACGCGGACGGTGGTGCGGTGATTCCAGGCCTCATCAACGCTCACACGCACGTCTCGGACATCCTCCTTCGCGGAGCGTTCGCCGCCGACCGCGGCCTCTACGACTGGCTGTACAACGTCAAGCGCCCCGGTACGCTGGCGATGACCGCCGAGGAACACGGCATCGCCGCCGAACTGTACTGCGTGGAGGCGATACAGTCGGGGGTAACGACGTTCGTCGAGAACGACACGGAGGTCGTCTGGGACGGGTGGGACACCATCGAGGCCAAACTCGACGCGTACGAGCGGGCCGGCATCCGCAGCGTCTACGGCGCGGGGTTCGCCGACGATCCGTCCGACGAGGCGTTTCGCACGCTGCTGGCCGATATCGAGGCTCGGGACCCCGGGGTCGAGCACCCCACACCGGACCACTTCACGGTCGACACCGAGACGGCGCTGGCGGAGGTGGAGGCGCTCATCGAGACCTATCACGGGAGCGCGGACGGTCGCCAGTCGGTCTGGCCCGCGCCCATCGTGCTCGCGACGTCCACCACGCGCGGTCTCCAGGGGGCCTATCGACTCGCCGAGGAGTACGACGTGATGACGACGACCCACGTCGCCGAGGCCGAAGTCGAGGACCAGGGCGTCGCCCTCTCCAGTATCGGGTACCTGCGGAACATCGGCTACCTCGGCGACCGGGCGTTGCTCGGTCACTGCGTCCAGGTCGACGCGGCCGACGTGCGCCTGCTGGCGAAGACGGACACCCGGGTCGCCCACAACTACATGGCCAACATGCGCCTCGCGACCGGCTACGCGCCGGTCGTCGCCATGCTGGACGGCGGCGTCACCGTCGCCCTCGGGACGGACAACGCCAACCTGAACGACACGGTCAACCCGCTCTCGGACGCCCGTGCCGCCGCTGCCGGGCACAAGGGCTACCACCGCGACCCGGGGGTCGTCCCCGCACAGCGAGCGTTCGACATGATTACGATAGACGGGGCACACGCTATCCGGCGGGGCGACGACCTCGGCTCTATCGAACCCGGAAAGCAGGCCGACCTGGCCGTCGTCGACCTCGACTACCCCCACCTCACCCCGTGTCCCGACCCCGTGTTCGGACTGGTCTACGGCGCCCAGGGCTTCGAGGTCGAGACCGTCCTCTGCGCCGGCGACCTCGTGATGCACGACCGGGAGGTCCTGACGCTCGACGATTCGCGTGACGGCCTCCTCACCGACGCCTCCTCCGCGGCCGAGGCCGTCGTCGAGCGGGCGGGTATCGAGTGA
- a CDS encoding molybdopterin molybdotransferase MoeA produces MSHDHGDMCWRTAAIETVQQVRAAVLSETETEAVGLDDVSGRVLAESITASRTLPEYDRATMDGYAFDATDEYPLTVVEGEVYPEDDPPSIDEGEAVEIATGASLPPEANAVLKREESTVDGDQLTGTTLEVGTYTYERGSNVERGEVLFERGERLSPKDAVFLGDLGYDSVDVRARLSVGVLATGTEIHEGRQSDLDSNMLVGLVRSWGHEATYEGTVPDEYDRVREAIADLETEYDVLLTTGGTSVGHKDHVVRALSELGEVRFHRVRVRPGKPLALAELPEAVAFAVPGKPLGAHTIATLVVRPFFTGESTLPSLEATCARDVELGPEGFEYAVPVTLDDGEALPLGHADSALRVYDETFDPSVLSSSTRATRADGFVLTRSALDGGEAVDVVPYPVVE; encoded by the coding sequence ATGAGCCACGACCACGGGGACATGTGCTGGCGAACGGCCGCGATCGAAACCGTCCAGCAGGTACGGGCGGCCGTTCTCTCGGAGACCGAGACGGAGGCCGTCGGTCTCGACGACGTCTCGGGCCGCGTCCTCGCCGAGTCCATCACCGCGTCGCGGACACTTCCCGAGTACGACCGTGCGACGATGGACGGCTACGCCTTCGACGCCACCGACGAGTACCCACTGACCGTCGTCGAGGGCGAGGTGTATCCCGAGGACGACCCGCCGTCGATCGACGAGGGCGAGGCGGTCGAGATCGCGACGGGGGCGAGTCTGCCACCCGAGGCGAACGCCGTCCTCAAGCGAGAGGAGTCGACGGTGGACGGCGACCAGTTGACGGGGACGACGCTCGAGGTCGGGACCTACACCTACGAGCGAGGGAGCAACGTCGAACGGGGCGAGGTGCTGTTCGAGCGCGGCGAGCGTCTCTCGCCGAAGGACGCCGTCTTCCTCGGCGACCTCGGATACGACTCGGTCGACGTCAGAGCCCGGCTGTCGGTCGGGGTTCTCGCGACCGGCACCGAGATTCACGAGGGGCGGCAGTCCGACCTCGACTCGAACATGCTGGTCGGTCTCGTGCGCTCGTGGGGACACGAGGCGACGTACGAGGGGACGGTTCCCGACGAGTACGACCGCGTCCGCGAGGCTATCGCCGACCTCGAAACAGAGTACGACGTCCTCCTGACGACCGGCGGGACGAGTGTCGGTCACAAGGACCACGTCGTCCGTGCGCTCTCGGAGCTGGGCGAGGTCCGGTTTCACCGCGTCCGCGTCCGCCCCGGGAAACCGCTCGCCCTCGCGGAGTTGCCGGAGGCCGTCGCGTTCGCCGTCCCCGGGAAACCGCTCGGTGCGCATACGATCGCGACGCTCGTCGTCCGGCCCTTCTTCACCGGCGAGTCGACGCTCCCGAGTCTCGAGGCGACCTGTGCGCGAGACGTCGAACTCGGACCCGAGGGGTTCGAATACGCCGTCCCCGTCACCCTCGACGACGGCGAGGCATTGCCGCTCGGACACGCTGACTCCGCGCTCCGGGTGTACGACGAGACGTTCGACCCCAGCGTCCTCTCGTCGAGTACGCGCGCCACGCGGGCAGACGGGTTCGTGCTGACTCGGTCGGCGCTCGACGGTGGCGAGGCCGTCGACGTCGTCCCCTACCCCGTCGTCGAGTGA
- a CDS encoding dihydrolipoamide acetyltransferase family protein: protein MVDVVRIPKLGLSDAGELVSWEVDVGAPVSAGQVVAVLESEKASAEIESPSEGVLLTTYVEEGDEVAIEVGRPLAVVGADGEAVPSLEDLEREGASAESTASDAVKSAVTPVSDDEPPDTERADVKTTPRAQRRLQEVDVDLTTIEGTGPQGAITEDDIEAYLETREAETRGQAPATTGDLTVTESRELSGIRKTIADRLSRSAREKPHVMGTREVSIERLERVRARLDEEYDVALSLNDLLLHFVGRVLEDLPAFNAHFEDDTHELIDEVNVGYAVDGPRGLVVPVIREVPRRSLPELSEARRSVVQRVLDDDFDPADLRGGTFTVTNVGVFDMDVSYSIINPPEVAILAIGRRKYAPVERDGEVDFESVITFSLTIDHRVLDGADSGAFLDRLAEYVESPGAALDAR, encoded by the coding sequence ATGGTAGACGTTGTCAGGATACCCAAACTCGGGTTGAGTGACGCCGGCGAACTCGTCTCGTGGGAAGTCGACGTCGGTGCCCCCGTCTCGGCGGGGCAGGTCGTCGCGGTCCTCGAATCGGAGAAGGCCAGCGCCGAGATCGAATCGCCGTCCGAGGGCGTCCTGTTGACGACGTACGTCGAGGAGGGTGACGAGGTCGCCATCGAAGTCGGGCGGCCGCTGGCCGTCGTCGGCGCCGACGGCGAAGCCGTCCCCTCGCTGGAGGACCTCGAGAGGGAGGGCGCGAGCGCGGAGTCGACGGCCTCGGACGCGGTGAAATCGGCGGTCACGCCCGTGAGCGACGACGAACCGCCGGACACGGAACGCGCCGACGTCAAGACGACGCCGCGCGCGCAACGTCGTCTGCAGGAGGTCGACGTCGATCTGACTACTATCGAAGGGACCGGCCCACAGGGAGCGATCACGGAGGACGATATCGAGGCGTACCTCGAGACGCGAGAGGCCGAGACGAGGGGTCAGGCGCCCGCGACCACTGGCGACCTGACCGTCACCGAGTCACGCGAACTCTCCGGCATCCGAAAGACGATCGCCGACCGACTGAGCCGGAGTGCGCGGGAGAAACCCCACGTGATGGGGACCCGGGAGGTGAGCATCGAACGACTCGAACGCGTCCGTGCTCGGCTCGACGAGGAGTACGACGTCGCCCTCTCGCTGAACGACCTGTTGTTGCACTTCGTCGGGCGAGTCTTGGAGGACCTCCCGGCGTTCAACGCTCACTTCGAGGACGACACGCACGAGCTCATCGACGAGGTCAACGTCGGGTACGCCGTCGACGGGCCCCGTGGTCTCGTCGTCCCCGTCATCCGCGAGGTCCCGCGACGCTCGCTCCCGGAGTTGTCGGAGGCGAGGCGGTCGGTGGTCCAGCGCGTGCTCGACGACGACTTCGACCCCGCCGACCTCCGGGGCGGGACGTTCACCGTCACGAACGTCGGCGTCTTCGACATGGACGTCTCGTACTCGATCATCAACCCGCCGGAGGTCGCCATCCTCGCTATCGGGCGCCGGAAGTACGCGCCCGTCGAACGCGACGGCGAGGTGGACTTCGAGAGCGTAATCACGTTCAGCCTGACGATCGACCACCGCGTACTGGACGGTGCCGACTCCGGGGCGTTCCTGGACCGTCTGGCCGAGTACGTCGAGTCACCGGGAGCGGCGCTGGACGCCCGCTGA
- a CDS encoding SDR family NAD(P)-dependent oxidoreductase codes for MDLVSNHAIVTGGAQGIGRGIAESLMDRGASVALADIDEATATETSAELTEAYEGDAVAVPCDVTDSESVEAMVEHTVDRFGDVGILVNNAGAAELARTWEMSESEWRRTVDVCLTGPFLCTKAVLNHVLEAGHDGAVVNVSSLNAIAATDGLPHYSAAKAGVSQFTEVVAAEAGRYGVRVNAVAPGSTRTPLTEGNGLLEGEMGEAFVDRTPLGRIGEPDDIARVVTFLCSDYARWVTGETICVDGGQHIRGLHSYWDTLDEMGLFEE; via the coding sequence ATGGACCTCGTTAGCAACCACGCCATCGTCACCGGTGGAGCGCAGGGAATCGGCCGCGGTATCGCCGAATCGCTCATGGACCGGGGGGCGTCCGTCGCGCTCGCGGACATCGACGAGGCGACGGCGACCGAGACGAGTGCGGAACTGACGGAGGCGTACGAGGGTGACGCCGTCGCGGTTCCGTGCGACGTCACTGACTCAGAGAGCGTCGAGGCGATGGTCGAGCACACCGTCGACCGGTTCGGCGACGTCGGCATCCTCGTGAACAACGCCGGCGCTGCGGAACTCGCCCGGACGTGGGAGATGTCGGAGTCGGAGTGGCGACGGACGGTCGACGTCTGTCTCACCGGACCGTTCCTCTGTACGAAGGCCGTGCTCAATCACGTCCTGGAGGCGGGGCACGACGGCGCGGTCGTCAACGTCAGTTCGCTCAACGCCATCGCGGCGACCGACGGGCTCCCGCACTACTCGGCGGCGAAGGCTGGCGTCAGTCAGTTCACCGAGGTCGTCGCCGCGGAAGCCGGTCGGTACGGTGTCCGGGTCAACGCCGTCGCGCCCGGCTCGACTCGGACCCCACTCACGGAAGGGAACGGCCTCCTGGAAGGGGAGATGGGCGAGGCGTTCGTCGACCGGACGCCGCTGGGTCGCATCGGCGAGCCGGACGACATCGCCAGGGTGGTCACGTTCCTCTGTTCGGACTACGCGCGGTGGGTGACGGGCGAGACGATCTGCGTCGACGGCGGACAACACATCCGCGGCCTCCACAGTTACTGGGACACGCTCGACGAGATGGGGCTCTTCGAGGAGTGA